The Papio anubis isolate 15944 chromosome 1, Panubis1.0, whole genome shotgun sequence genome window below encodes:
- the FAM229A gene encoding protein FAM229A, translated as MLPSSTPGSGPAAETCPAPPGPERSPAARARAAASSLGPVSASGRAPRGLDMSAQEPPQGRRFPIEAGDSRGPAASPESQDSPEAVATEHNPVRPLRRCPGCHCLTLLHVPIDVYLAMGGSPRARAT; from the exons ATGCTGCCCTCCTCGACGCCCGGGTCCGGGCCCGCCGCAGAGACCTGCCCGGCTCCGCCTGGACCGGAGCGTTCTCCCGCGGCCAGGGCTCGGGCAGCTGCTTCCAGCCTGGGACCGGTCTCAGCCTCCGGGAG AGCGCCCCGGGGCCTGGACATGAGCGCCCAGGAGCCCCCGCAGGGTCGGAGATTCCCCATTGAGGCCGGAGACTCCCGTGGCCCTGCCGCCTCCCCCGAGTCCCAGGACAGCCCGGAGGCGGTAGCGACGGAGCACAACCCGGTCAG GCCGCTTCGTCGCTGCCCCGGATGCCACTGCCTGACGCTGCTGCACGTGCCCATCGACGTCTACCTGGCCATGGGCGGGAGCCCCCGGGCCCGCGCCACGTGA
- the TSSK3 gene encoding testis-specific serine/threonine-protein kinase 3, whose translation MEDFLLSNGYQLGKTIGEGTYSKVKEAFSKKHQRKVAIKVIDKMGGPEEFIQRFLPRELQIVRTLEHKNIIQVYEMLESADGKICLVMELAEGGDVFDCVLNGGPLPESRAKALFRQMVEAIRYCHGCGVAHRDLKCENALLQGFNLKLTDFGFAKVLPKSRRELSQTFCGSTAYAAPEVLQGIPHDSKKGDVWSMGVVLYVMLCASLPFDDTDIPKMLWQQQKGVSFPTHLSISADCQDLLKRLLEPDMILRPSIEEVSWHPWLAST comes from the exons ATGGAGGACTTTCTGCTCTCCAATGGGTACCAGCTGGGCAAGACCATTGGGGAAGGGACCTActcaaaagtcaaagaagcatTTTCCAAAAAACACCAAAGAAAAGTGGCAATTAAAGTTATAGACAAGATGGGAGGGCCAGAAG AGTTTATCCAGAGATTCCTGCCTCGGGAGCTCCAAATTGTCCGTACCCTGGAACACAAGAACATCATCCAGGTGTATGAGATGCTGGAGTCTGCCGACGGGAAAATCTGCCTGGTGATGGAGCTGGCTGAGGGAGGGGATGTCTTTGACTGCGTGCTGAATGGGGGGCCATTGCCTGAGAGTCGGGCCAAGGCCCTCTTCCGTCAGATGGTTGAGGCCATCCGCTACTGCCATGGCTGTGGTGTGGCCCACCGGGACCTCAAATGTGAGAACGCCTTGTTGCAGGGCTTCAACCTGAAGCTGACTGACTTTGGCTTTGCCAAGGTGTTGCCCAAGTCGCGCCGGGAGCTGAGCCAGACATTCTGCGGCAGCACAGCCTATGCCGCCCCTGAGGTGCTGCAGGGCATTCCCCATGATAGCAAGAAAGGTGATGTCTGGAGCATGGGTGTGGTCCTGTATGTCATGCTCTGTGCCAGCCTACCTTTTGATGACACAGACATCCCCAAGATGCTGTGGCAGCAGCAGAAGGGGGTGTCCTTCCCCACTCATCTGAGCATCTCGGCCGATTGCCAGGACCTGCTCAAGAGGCTCCTGGAACCCGACATGATCCTCCGGCCTTCAATTGAAGAAGTTAGTTGGCATCCATGGCTAGCAAGCACTTGA